A window from Mya arenaria isolate MELC-2E11 chromosome 9, ASM2691426v1 encodes these proteins:
- the LOC128202648 gene encoding sex peptide receptor-related protein 2-like has product MASYDAYGDYHGNYTDHSYTNGANNTDQETHTHSQYDDYHYSYDDYNLYSFDDYDMLYDDHIYEIFDFEIVIYGYLWPILVIFTACCNLLVIGGFLRKRMRNPTNLILVFIAISDSLTGIVTLPATFYVFSGKHIFLSKDWCNVTMVTRLYISRAFHTISIWQTVLLAVHRFLQIRHPNLASRLCTTKKTLAAVGIMYLVSFLLHMFHAFDIKTNGGFCQWELRKPCGWACVYIWASLILNHVLPCVILVVLAYKMWKSLRKLNVNVSNKTVREKKERARKITLVVVLILVIFLVPELPYGIYFLITMILKLVKGKILPLKTNRAVHTAYEVLLVLSFHLNFWVYCAMYRSFRKSLKTICRKLQCQPEPPFHSEENMTSSINKDYELVGMTSDTQQENI; this is encoded by the coding sequence ATGGCTTCCTACGACGCCTACGGTGATTACCATGGAAACTATACCGATCATTCGTACACAAACGGGGCGAATAACACCGACcaagaaacacacacacattcacagTACGACGACTACCACTACAGCTACGATGATTACAACCTGTACTCATTCGACGACTACGACATGTTATATGACGATCATATATACGAAATATTCGACTTTGAAATCGTCATTTATGGATATCTGTGGCCAATTCTTGTGATTTTCACCGCGTGCTGTAACTTGCTAGTGATTGGTGGATTTTTGAGGAAGCGCATGCGCAATCCGACGAACCTCATTTTGGTGTTCATAGCGATTTCTGATTCGTTGACAGGAATAGTAACACTACCAGCGACATTTTACGTGTTTTCcgggaaacatatttttctaagCAAAGACTGGTGTAACGTGACAATGGTCACTAGATTGTATATATCTAGAGCCTTTCACACGATTTCCATTTGGCAAACTGTGTTGCTAGCAGTTCACAGATTTCTCCAAATACGCCACCCTAATCTTGCGTCACGGTTATGCACGACCAAGAAAACGCTTGCTGCAGTTGGAATTATGTACCTGGTCTCATTTCTCCTACATATGTTCCATGCTTTTGACATCAAGACCAACGGTGGGTTTTGCCAATGGGAGTTAAGAAAGCCTTGTGGGTGGGCATGCGTTTATATTTGGGCAAGCCTCATTCTGAATCACGTGCTGCCGTGTGTCATTCTCGTCGTTCTTGCCTACAAAATGTGGAAGTCCTTACGTAAACTCAACGTCAACGTCTCAAACAAAACCGTGCGCGAAAAGAAAGAACGGGCAAGAAAGATAACTCTGGTGGTAGTCCTGATTTTAGTTATCTTCCTTGTGCCTGAGCTTCCATATGGGATCTACTTCCTTATTACGATGATATTAAAATTAGTCAAGGGCAAGATCTTGCCGTTAAAAACCAACCGTGCAGTTCACACTGCCTATGAAGTTCTTCTGGTCTTGAGTTTTCACCTTAACTTTTGGGTGTATTGTGCGATGTACAGGAGCTTTCGAAAAAGCTTGAAAACCATTTGCAGAAAACTGCAATGCCAACCCGAACCACCGTTTCACTCAGAAGAGAATATGACGTCATCAATAAACAAGGATTATGAATTAGTCGGCATGACGTCAGACACTCAGCAAGAAAACATATGA